The window ACCTGGCCACAGACATGGACGTCGGAGCTCCTGGAGCTGATCACCGTCTTGGCGCTGCTCGCCGAACTCGCGCCGCAGCGCGAGGAGTTGACGGTGACGGCCCCGATCACGACGGCGGAGTTGAGGAAAGCGGGCGTACTTCCGGTGCCGGAGACGGCACGCCGCCCGGCATCGGTCCTGGACCACCACGAGGAAGGCCCGGAGGGCCAATTCGCGTTGCTCTAGTCCCTGGGCCCGAAGGCGTCCAGCATCCGGTTCAGCATCAACTCGAACGCCCCCTCGAGATCGATCGGCCCCGGGTCCTCCGTGAACGCCGCCGCCAGCCTCGGATAGGCGCCGGTGGCCACCTGGCTCCCGAAGTAGGCGATCCGGACCGCGTTCTCCTGCTCCTGCGACCACGGCAGCGACCGCGTCCGCTCAGCGCCGGCCAGTTCGGTCGCGACGTACGACGTCACACAGCCGTTCAGCATCCCGACGAGCTGCATCTTCATGCCGTAGGGCGCCTGAAGCGGATCCAGGCAGGCCAGACAGTGCTCCAGGTACCGCAGGGCGTTCGGGCTGAAGCCGTAGACCGGTGACATCAGCCGCGTCAGCCACGGATGCCGGTGCATCAGCGCCCGGGTCTGCTGGGCGACGCGGCGCATGTCCGCCCGCCAGTCGCCGCCCGGCTCCCACAGCTCGTGCTCCGCGCTGACCGCGTCGACCATCAGCTCGTGCAGGTCCTCCTTGCGGGGGACGTAGTTGTACAGCGACATCGTGCCGCACCCCAGCTCGCCGGCCACCCGCCGCATCGACACCGCGTCCAGCCCCTCGGCGTCGGCGATCCGCACCGCCGCCGCCGCGATGTCGGCACGGGTGTACGCCGGCTTCGGCCCGCGCCCCGTCCGTTCGGGCCGGGCCCAGATCACCCCGGGTTCGGCCGCCTTGCCCGCCATCGATCATCACCTCTGCCACCATCCTAGTTACGTACACCGTACGTAGTGCGCTATGGTCGAGCCATGACTTCTACGTACGCTGTACTTAGTGAAGGCCTGGAGAGGCGGTTCGGCGAGGTCCACGCCCTGCGCGGGCTGGACCTCGCGGTCGCGGAGGGGACGATCTGCGGGGTCCTCGGGCCCAACGGCGCGGGCAAGACGACGGCCGTACGTCTGCTGACGACCCTGCTCCGTCCGGACGCGGGCTCGGCGCGCGTCGCCGGGCACGACCTGGTGCGGGAGGCGGCAGCCGTCCGGCACCGGATCGGCGTCACCGGGCAGTACGCGTCGGTCGACGGGGAGCTCACCGGCCGCCAGAACCTCCAGCTGTTCGCCCGGCTGCACCGGGTGCGCGGGCCGGCCGGGCGAGCCGGCGAGCTCCTGCACCGCTTCGGGCTGGCCGAGGCGGCCGACCGGCCGGTGTCCACGTACTCGGGCGGTATGCGGCGCCGCCTGGACCTGGCGGCGAGTCTCGTCCGCCGCCCGGACGTCCTCTTCCTCGACGAACCGACGACCGGCCTCGACCCCGCCAGCCGCAACCAGATCTGGGACGCGGTGCGCGCGCTGACCGCCGACGGCACGACCGTGCTGCTGACCACGCAGTACCTGGAGGAAGCCGACCGGCTCGCCGACGACATCGCCCTCGTGGACCGCGGCCGGGTCGCGCACACGGGTTCACCGGCCCAGTTCAAGGCGCTGATCGGCGCACATGTCGAGGTCGTCG of the Streptomyces sp. T12 genome contains:
- a CDS encoding TetR/AcrR family transcriptional regulator yields the protein MAGKAAEPGVIWARPERTGRGPKPAYTRADIAAAAVRIADAEGLDAVSMRRVAGELGCGTMSLYNYVPRKEDLHELMVDAVSAEHELWEPGGDWRADMRRVAQQTRALMHRHPWLTRLMSPVYGFSPNALRYLEHCLACLDPLQAPYGMKMQLVGMLNGCVTSYVATELAGAERTRSLPWSQEQENAVRIAYFGSQVATGAYPRLAAAFTEDPGPIDLEGAFELMLNRMLDAFGPRD
- a CDS encoding ATP-binding cassette domain-containing protein encodes the protein MTSTYAVLSEGLERRFGEVHALRGLDLAVAEGTICGVLGPNGAGKTTAVRLLTTLLRPDAGSARVAGHDLVREAAAVRHRIGVTGQYASVDGELTGRQNLQLFARLHRVRGPAGRAGELLHRFGLAEAADRPVSTYSGGMRRRLDLAASLVRRPDVLFLDEPTTGLDPASRNQIWDAVRALTADGTTVLLTTQYLEEADRLADDIALVDRGRVAHTGSPAQFKALIGAHVEVVVTDPDVMVKAAAVLDQLTGAEPSFDHERRAVTAVTRDRTLTLPRLVRELDAAGVPLLDASLKPPTLDDVFLRLTQEAQETQEEERAA